In uncultured Draconibacterium sp., one genomic interval encodes:
- a CDS encoding zinc ribbon domain-containing protein encodes MELVKCTHCNEDNKTNAKYCRYCGYELPKVEPQETLEQPLAKQPKSSPKKKLLVALVSVVAFVVAFFVVQQLVQRVFTFDKVLMKTASELNEACPLMVDAETRLDNAAAMPNNTFQYNYSLMTLVKDSIDISSFEAYLIPQITNNIKTNPDMELFRVNQVTMNYKYVDKNGVFVTKISVGPEQYNE; translated from the coding sequence ATGGAACTAGTTAAGTGTACGCATTGTAACGAAGACAATAAAACCAATGCCAAATACTGCCGTTATTGTGGATACGAACTGCCAAAAGTAGAACCCCAGGAAACCCTGGAACAGCCGCTTGCAAAACAGCCAAAGAGTTCGCCGAAAAAGAAGTTGCTGGTTGCGCTTGTTAGTGTGGTTGCTTTTGTGGTTGCCTTTTTTGTTGTTCAACAGCTGGTACAGCGCGTTTTTACTTTCGATAAGGTTTTAATGAAAACCGCCAGCGAATTAAACGAAGCCTGCCCCTTAATGGTGGATGCGGAAACCCGCCTCGATAATGCTGCGGCAATGCCCAATAATACTTTTCAATACAACTATTCGCTTATGACTTTGGTAAAAGACTCGATCGATATCAGCAGTTTTGAGGCGTACCTGATTCCGCAAATAACCAACAACATAAAAACCAACCCCGATATGGAATTATTCCGCGTAAACCAGGTAACCATGAACTACAAATATGTGGACAAAAACGGGGTGTTTGTAACCAAAATATCTGTTGGACCCGAGCAATATAACGAGTAA
- a CDS encoding DUF3472 domain-containing protein, with protein MKQIRQMRQKFRLNLFFILLVFPLSVISCQKDEVTEEVIPTMSYQIPCEGNSWFVTNVGGAQLKTDDFKNFNWSSKSSVLRTWFRVESAGSIHIGVKGKVSSGSSTLKATFLNETSELVFDNTSNQLEFVGSFTVSEPGYYYLDLQGEDKTADQFAILESVSLGGDACKSGVHFSNEDYFYWGRRGPSVHLGYTVPAEASDVVWFYNEVTVPEGNDVIGSYYMANGFGQGYFGMQVNSISERRVLFSVWSPYSTDDPSTIPEDQRVQLIAKGANTTTNDFGNEGSGGQSYMQVNWKAGTTYSFLLKGVPSGENTTDYSAWFYDTEQEEWLFIATWRRPKISTYLTSLYSFLENFDTKTGPLQRMANYNNQWVYDTNGTWHEVTKAKFTADPTARDKARLDYAGGYISGDNGFYLKNCGFFNETSVVDTYHERPVLGVAPDIDFSTLPLE; from the coding sequence ATGAAACAGATAAGACAGATGAGACAAAAATTTAGACTGAACTTGTTTTTCATATTGTTGGTTTTTCCACTTTCGGTTATTTCGTGTCAAAAAGACGAAGTAACAGAAGAGGTAATTCCGACTATGTCCTACCAAATTCCGTGCGAAGGAAACAGTTGGTTTGTTACCAATGTTGGTGGAGCCCAGCTAAAGACTGACGACTTTAAAAATTTCAACTGGAGTTCAAAATCTTCAGTTCTGCGAACCTGGTTTCGGGTAGAGTCGGCAGGCAGCATTCATATTGGTGTAAAGGGAAAAGTAAGCAGCGGTAGTTCAACGTTAAAAGCTACTTTTTTAAACGAAACTTCTGAACTTGTTTTTGATAACACCTCAAACCAGTTAGAGTTTGTAGGATCGTTCACCGTGTCGGAGCCGGGCTATTATTACCTCGATTTACAGGGAGAAGATAAAACTGCCGATCAATTTGCAATACTTGAATCGGTTTCGCTTGGCGGCGATGCGTGCAAGTCAGGAGTGCATTTTTCAAACGAAGATTATTTCTACTGGGGACGCCGCGGCCCGTCGGTGCATTTAGGTTATACCGTGCCAGCTGAAGCATCGGACGTTGTTTGGTTTTATAACGAAGTAACTGTTCCTGAAGGTAACGATGTGATCGGCTCATATTACATGGCAAATGGTTTTGGCCAGGGATACTTTGGAATGCAGGTAAATTCTATCTCTGAACGAAGAGTACTTTTTTCGGTGTGGAGCCCGTATTCAACAGATGACCCAAGTACAATTCCTGAAGATCAGCGTGTACAACTGATTGCCAAAGGCGCCAATACAACCACCAACGATTTTGGAAATGAAGGCTCGGGCGGACAAAGTTACATGCAGGTGAACTGGAAAGCAGGAACTACTTACAGCTTTTTACTGAAGGGGGTGCCAAGTGGCGAAAATACAACCGATTATTCAGCCTGGTTTTATGATACCGAACAAGAAGAATGGCTTTTCATAGCTACCTGGCGTCGTCCTAAAATAAGTACCTATTTGACCAGTTTGTACTCTTTCCTTGAGAATTTCGATACGAAAACAGGGCCGCTTCAACGTATGGCGAATTACAATAATCAATGGGTTTACGATACAAATGGTACGTGGCACGAAGTTACCAAAGCAAAGTTTACTGCCGATCCTACCGCACGCGATAAAGCACGCCTGGACTACGCCGGAGGATACATTAGCGGCGACAATGGTTTTTATCTAAAAAACTGTGGTTTTTTCAATGAAACCTCTGTGGTTGATACCTATCATGAGCGGCCGGTTTTGGGAGTGGCGCCGGATATCGACTTTAGCACGCTGCCTTTGGAATAA
- a CDS encoding RagB/SusD family nutrient uptake outer membrane protein, with product MKKIYSFIAILVALSFAACDITRDPFQDLSDEMVFADELGIEAAALGTYALLKTNEFMRPYHFHGEFGGDNIALSGSTTDHLYYMYNYQHTPTNYHLNSLWSTCYKGIVNANKVIDKAQQGTDRMNHVIGEMYYLRAFFYFNLVNIWGRPYNQDPTNNLGVPIVLDAEPDVDNMPPRATVKEVYDLIIEDLTTAAELMSNFKRVDAEYNIYASEQAAKALLSRVYLYMEDNAKAASFATEVIESNNFALLEGSDYETFPTMVPEDNSEVIFACRALKDEDDYGWYAFGGMYATIDGVGWGEMYASEPYRDLLDENPSDRRHKFIDPQYIDGDTYEITYSYDKSSPAGSRMFKMYDVTLNGESWEYEYNGTQTVMTEDVDGVTKYFITEGEFISGKTYVRLDKKMPVRQGYPKFFVIKCSNQEGQPQLFSPIISRLAEMYLNRAEARAKTGDTDGALEDLNLIRERANIPAYDEVPEGRTILDVVLDERRLELAFEAHRRYDIFRNGLTLDRKYPGTHDRGANPLLTVPASSPRVVDYIPEPQILAQPNLIQNP from the coding sequence ATGAAAAAAATATATTCTTTTATAGCCATTCTTGTTGCGCTCTCTTTCGCAGCCTGCGATATTACACGAGATCCGTTTCAGGATTTATCAGATGAGATGGTGTTTGCCGACGAATTAGGAATTGAGGCGGCAGCACTTGGAACCTATGCCTTATTAAAGACTAATGAATTTATGCGTCCTTACCATTTTCATGGCGAATTTGGTGGCGATAATATTGCGCTTAGCGGATCAACTACCGATCATTTGTACTACATGTACAACTATCAGCATACACCAACAAACTATCATTTGAATAGCTTGTGGTCAACCTGTTACAAAGGTATTGTTAACGCCAATAAAGTTATTGATAAAGCGCAGCAGGGAACCGACCGTATGAACCACGTAATTGGCGAAATGTACTACCTGCGTGCCTTCTTTTACTTTAACCTGGTAAATATCTGGGGACGTCCTTACAATCAGGATCCTACAAATAATTTAGGTGTACCTATTGTTTTAGATGCAGAACCTGATGTGGATAACATGCCTCCACGTGCTACTGTTAAAGAGGTGTATGATCTGATCATCGAAGACCTGACAACAGCAGCCGAGCTGATGAGCAATTTTAAACGTGTTGACGCTGAGTACAATATTTATGCTTCGGAACAAGCTGCAAAAGCATTATTGTCGAGAGTGTATTTGTACATGGAAGACAATGCAAAAGCAGCAAGTTTTGCTACCGAAGTTATTGAATCGAACAATTTTGCTTTGTTAGAGGGATCGGATTACGAGACTTTCCCAACGATGGTTCCTGAAGATAATTCGGAAGTTATTTTTGCTTGCCGTGCATTAAAAGACGAAGACGACTACGGTTGGTATGCATTCGGTGGAATGTACGCAACAATTGATGGTGTTGGCTGGGGTGAAATGTACGCATCAGAACCTTACAGAGACTTGCTGGATGAAAATCCGAGCGACAGAAGACACAAATTTATCGATCCGCAGTACATCGATGGCGACACTTACGAGATTACTTATTCGTACGACAAGTCTTCTCCTGCAGGCTCAAGAATGTTTAAAATGTATGATGTTACACTTAATGGCGAAAGCTGGGAGTATGAGTACAATGGTACACAAACGGTAATGACCGAAGACGTTGATGGCGTAACAAAATACTTCATCACCGAAGGCGAATTTATTAGCGGAAAAACATACGTGCGTTTAGATAAGAAAATGCCGGTACGTCAGGGATACCCTAAGTTTTTTGTAATAAAATGTTCTAACCAGGAAGGTCAGCCACAACTGTTCTCTCCAATTATTTCGCGCTTAGCCGAAATGTACCTGAACCGTGCAGAGGCCCGTGCAAAAACAGGCGATACCGATGGAGCTCTGGAAGATCTGAACTTGATCAGGGAAAGAGCAAATATTCCTGCTTACGATGAAGTTCCTGAAGGCAGAACTATTCTGGATGTTGTTCTTGATGAACGTCGTTTAGAGTTGGCTTTTGAAGCTCACCGTCGTTACGATATTTTCAGAAATGGTTTAACATTGGATAGAAAATATCCGGGAACTCACGACAGGGGAGCAAACCCACTGTTAACAGTGCCTGCAAGCAGTCCCCGTGTAGTGGATTACATTCCTGAGCCACAGATTTTGGCACAACCGAATTTAATTCAAAATCCGTAA